A stretch of Methylogaea oryzae DNA encodes these proteins:
- a CDS encoding DNA-binding protein, with translation MNHQPQIQANIDALRERIPKTQELYREVCALLFFHYGITPTANMLYRYVRKGSMSAPAEALAKFWEELRERNRPRIEHAALPDELKAEAGEMIAALWSKAQAAAQEGLRTLRVEAHAAVVEAQSAVAAAEDQARRLEQIRLSFRTAVQRIRSLEQELATERAVRTALAMQLDAALQPSATPEAPLPGDAATERPIMAKRDRSPTPCRQPGEIAYAALPASSGCSGAAS, from the coding sequence ATGAACCATCAACCGCAAATCCAGGCCAACATCGATGCGCTGCGCGAGCGTATTCCCAAAACCCAGGAACTGTACCGCGAAGTCTGCGCATTGCTGTTTTTCCACTACGGCATCACCCCGACGGCCAACATGCTTTACCGCTACGTCAGAAAAGGCAGCATGTCCGCGCCGGCCGAGGCCCTGGCGAAGTTCTGGGAAGAGCTGCGCGAAAGGAACCGGCCGAGGATCGAGCACGCCGCGCTGCCGGACGAGCTTAAGGCGGAGGCGGGGGAGATGATCGCCGCCCTGTGGAGCAAAGCCCAGGCCGCCGCCCAGGAAGGACTGCGCACGCTGCGCGTGGAAGCCCACGCCGCGGTCGTCGAGGCGCAATCGGCCGTGGCGGCGGCGGAAGACCAAGCGCGGCGGCTGGAACAGATCCGCTTGTCGTTCCGCACGGCGGTGCAGCGCATCCGCTCGCTGGAGCAAGAACTGGCCACCGAGCGCGCCGTCAGGACCGCCTTGGCCATGCAGTTGGATGCGGCCCTGCAACCGTCCGCGACACCGGAAGCGCCGCTGCCGGGCGACGCCGCGACGGAGCGCCCGATCATGGCGAAGCGGGACCGTTCGCCGACCCCATGCCGTCAACCCGGGGAAATCGCCTATGCCGCCTTGCCCGCCTCGTCGGGTTGCAGCGGGGCCGCCTCCTGA